The following DNA comes from Holophagaceae bacterium.
ACCCATGTGCTCGGCGAAACCACGGCGCCGGCGCCGACCGCCGGTTCCAGGGACGCCAAGCCGGCCCCCATCAAGATCGTCGTTCCAGACACCATTCCCGCGCCCACCCGGGATCCTTCGCTGCCCTCCGCGGTGGCGCTGACCACCAACGATCTTCCCGCCTTCTCCAAAATGCTGGATGAAGACACAGGCTACAAACCGGCGCCAACGCCGGCTCCCGTCCAACCCATCACGCCGCCCGCCTTCCCGCCCCTCACGCCGGTGTTCCAGGATGCGAACCCGCTTGAGACCCAGCCAATGACCGCCTTGAAGGACAAAGGCGACCATCCCGATTTGAGCGCGCATCCCCTGCCGGATGAAGACGTGGCGGATCTCCCCGCCGCCCAGCCGCCGGTGGCCATCCAGGCCGCGCCCGTCGCGCCTGCGCCGCACATCGAAGCTCCGCCGCCGCCCGCACCATGGTCGCCTCCGACCCAGCCGTTGCCGGAGCCCAAGAAGCCCACCATTTCCCTGGCTCCGATCAAGCATGTGGCGCCCGCGCCGAAATCGCCCAATCCCAAAGATGCGATCAATTCCCTGCTAGGCGAACTGACCATGGTCGGCAAGCTTGGGACTCCGTCGGTGGTGCGCGTGGATCTGCCGGGCGACATGGATCAAGGGGAAGTGGAAGTGATGGTCGTGGTGAAGCAGAAGGGCCAGATCATCGGCGAAGGAAGCCTGAAACGCCCCGCTCCGTCCAAGGGCGTTGCGGCCAAGCTCAGCGTCGAACTCAGGCGTCCCTGATTCCGTGGGGCTCCCCTCCGCATTTCATACCGCTGTTTATTTCTGCCTAGGCGCGGCCCTGGCCTATGGACAGGAACTCCCACCGTGGTGGAAGGCCTTCGCCAACGTGCCCCGCATCCAGTCGGCCTTCGTGCAGACTTCCGACAGCGCGGTCTTCGGCAAGCTGAAACGGAAGGGCAGCGTCCGGCTGGCCAAGGGCGGACGGCTGCGCGTGGTCTATGAGGACGGGTTGGAGCTCGTGGCCGATGGGCGATCCCTGATCCAATTCGATCCCGATACCCGCACCGCCCAGCGGATGGAGCTTTCGGAAGCCGCGCGGGAAGCGCCCTTGCTGCGGTTGCTGACGGATCCAACCAAACTCGGCGGCACCTACGCCATCGAACCCTCCCCCAACGGCCAGGTTTGGTTGAAGCCCCTGAAG
Coding sequences within:
- a CDS encoding outer membrane lipoprotein carrier protein LolA codes for the protein MGLPSAFHTAVYFCLGAALAYGQELPPWWKAFANVPRIQSAFVQTSDSAVFGKLKRKGSVRLAKGGRLRVVYEDGLELVADGRSLIQFDPDTRTAQRMELSEAAREAPLLRLLTDPTKLGGTYAIEPSPNGQVWLKPLKKGLPEVRVEGSGSLPKRLMWTDASGAGQVLELLGANIPAKPFPAGTFDFQPPKNTRWLGK